From the Streptomyces sp. NBC_00091 genome, the window TCCGCGTTCTGTGATCAGCTGCACGACCGGCTCAAGGCAGCCGCTGACGCCCCCTCGATGGAACTCGGCGCCGCAGAGCGCCAGGCCCCATCGCAGCAGCACGGGAAGCCGGTCTCGGGGATCACTCGAACCGTCGCCGCCGCTGCAAAGGATCTCGACCCTGGCGGCCTCTCACAAACGACCTTCCCCGGAGCAAGATCAATGGCGGTTGGCGGAAGGGGTTCCTGCGCGTTCCCACTCCCGCCGACCGCGGCCCCGGCCAGCCGTGGCGGCCCGGCACCCCGGCGCCCGCGCCCATCGCCCCGGACACCCCGACTGCGGACATCCGCATCGGGTACGCGTCCGCCCTCAGTTGGAGGCCGCGCTCGCCGCCGCGAGGGAGATCAAGGCCCACGCCCCTCACTGCCGGGTCATCTTCACGGTGAACGAAATGAAGAGGCTGGGACGCGACGCCTCAGAGCTGACCGTGCTCGCCGACCACCTCACCGCCCACGGCCTGGTCCTGGAAATGCTCGCCGGACCCCTCCAGGGGATGTACGACCCCAGCGGGCCGGGCCGTCTGCTGTTCGGGGTCTTCGCGGCGATGGCGGAGACGGAACGCGAGAACATCCGGGAGTCCACCCTCGAAGGACTCGACACCGCCCGCAAAGGCAACCACGGTGGCCGGCCCCGGTCATCACCGACGACATGCTGCACACCGTGCTCCGCCGCCGCGCGAACGGCGAGACCGTCGAAGACGTCCAGCCCGACCTGCTCATCCCCACCGGCCGCCGCAAGGGACAGAGCCCCAGCCTCTCCAGCATCTACCGGGCGCTGGCCGAGCACGCGAAGACCCAGGCGTACCCGGAGGCCGTCGAAACGGCGCACGCCGACTTCGCCGCCCTCCAGCAGCGCGACCACAGCCCCGGCCACGGGCAAGATCAAATGAGACGGGACATCGGGCGCTGCGCAGCGCCGCCCGAGGCGCTCACCGAGCGCGCCCGCAGTGCAGCGCAGGTGACGACGACCGGGGACGTCGTCCGCGCGGCTCTGGAGCGCGAGCTCAGGGTGTAGGCGGCCCGGTGGTACTGCTCCCAGCGCACTGGGCACCGGGGCTTGCCCGCGGCCTAGGGGACATCGCCCCGCCACACGAACCGGCCAACGCCACCGGATCCGGAGCCCGGCTCGGCCGGGTCGCGGCGACAGCCTGGTCACTCCGGGGCCGACCGATCGGACAGCACGTCAGTTCGTGTCAGTTGTCCACTTTGGCACAGGTGATGATGCCTCGGAAACTGACTGGTCCGCCATGACTGGCGACCAGAATCGACCACTCGGTGTCCGAGGCGGCGGCCGACTCCACGATGGCCTGGTCGTGTGCCTGACCGCCTCCCACTGGACACCTCCCCCCAGGAGCTTCTTACCTGCGGGACAAGTCACCACAGTTCCAGCCGTGCCGCCGGCAGACACGTTGATCACCTGCCCCGGAACCCTCTCCCAGCCGCTGAAGCCGCCGCCGCTGGGTGTCGTGGTCGCAGCCTGATCGCAGGTGCCGGACTGGCTGATCTGGTTGTTGTTCCCCACCACGTTGTTCTGCAAGCCGCACACCAGCGGAGACAGCAGGTCACCCAGCAACCCGTCAGCGCACCCGACGACGCACATTCGGCTAGGGCGCGTCGTACGGCCGTTGACGGCCCCGCCGAGACACCGTGTTCCGCCTTCGCGCCGGCTCGGCGCAGGCGGCGGCGACGAGGCCGGTTCCATCGCGGGCAGAAACCGAGCCCTCGCGGCACAGGCTGCGGACGCACCGTGTCCGGGCCATCCGACGACCACACCGGAACCATCCATACAGGGATGACTGGTGACCTGCGGCGCGGCTGGTGCCGAGGCCGCAGTTCGCGGGTACTCGATCCCCGAGCCGGTGCCGTGAGGTTTTGCAACAGCGCCGGGGCCGGAGCGGAAATCGGCCCGCGGCCTCTCCCCAGCAGTTCCTTCACGACCATCGTCATGCTGCCGATGCGGTGCTGCCCGTCCCTGGCATGAAGGGCGAGCGGGGCCCTAACGGGCAGCCGCCGTGACGGCAGCCCCTGCGGCAGAACAGCCACAGACCTGCTCGGCGGCATCCAGCGGCCCAGACGGTACGACTCCCACGAGCCACTGCCAGCAGAGGCCGCTCGCGGCTCCGCGGGCTCGGGAAACTCCACCAGCTCGTCGGTGTACTCCTCGAAGCGATAGGCACGTCGCCGGACACGGTCCTGGGCCCAGAACCCCCTGGTGTTCGGTCGGGCCGCCGTCGGGGACGTACGGGGTGTGCTGTGGGCCTTGGCCTCCCGATGGGCGGCCTGCTTACAGGCGGGCGAGCAGAACCGGCGCGGCCGTCCCCTCAGCTTCTGCGTGAACGGCGGTGCGGTGCATCCCTGTCGCTCGCACCGGTGGACCGGGACCTCCGCGGCTCCTTCCCATACTTGTGGGGAGAATTGCGGTCCCTGCGGGCTGAGGAGTTCCTCGCGGAGCTGCTCGCCCCACTCCGAGTCCCTCAGCTTCCCCAGCAGCCTGCCGATCGCAACTTCCAGCTGTCTCCTGTCGAATCCGAGCTGGGCAGCCAGCTGCTCCTTCGGAGCACCGTGAAGGTAGTCCAGCAGCAGCCGCTGCTGAGGCACGGTCAGCACGCTGCGAAGAGCACGGCCCAGGATGTCCTCGCCGACCCGGCGACCGACACGGTCGCGGTCCGGGCCGTACATCGACCGCCTCACACCCCGCCCCCCGCCCCTGCGCCCGGACCCGCGTCGGCCGGCGGCTGCACCGGTCCCGGACCGCCAGGCTGTCCCATCCTGCCCGGGACACGGGCGACCCCTTGGCGCAGGGAGCCGAACAGGCCCAGCACCGTACGGCCAACGAGGTCCATGATGCCCGGCACATCCTCCCGCCGTGCCCGGCTGAGCGCCTTCCCCGCCAGGTGGGCAAACACCAACAGCGCGCCCAGACACACGACCGCCAAGGACCCCACAACCCAGGCAACCACCCACAGGACATCGGACATCGAAACCGCTCCGCCTTCCGGAAACAGCGATGGCCCCGACGCACAGGGCGTCGGGGCCATCGGCAACAGGGCATGAAAAAAGCCCCGCTTGGAGAGCGAGGCGTCAACGCTGACACACGGGTGCCAGCGCCACCACGAGAATAGGCGCCCCAGCACACAACGCAACCACCACTACCTACATCGCGGCATTCCCGCAGGTCAAAGCCATGTCATGGTCGCGCGCACACGCAGATACCGCACCGGCATTTCGTAACACGCTCCTCCGGCAGCAGCCCCTGCGCATCAGCCACGGCCCCCCGCCGCTACACGGTGCCCCCACCGATCGCCCGCTCCGACCGTGGAGCAGCGGGCCGGCCGTCGCGGCGTGTAGGCGGTCGGCAGCGGCATGCCGTCTGGGATGTCGCCGGCCTGGTCGAGGGCTTGGGCTTGGGCTTGGGCTTGGGCTTCGGCGAGCGTGCGGATGGTCGTGTGCCCGATGCGGCCGGGGCGCGGTCGATGGGGGATGCGGCCGGCTTGCGGGGCGTGTGCGAGGGAGCTGGGCGTGGAGGCGGCGTCATCCTCGGAGTCGAGGACGGCGGTACGACCTCCAGACGCTCGACGACTACTACGAACCGCGAAGTCTTCTGCGACGTCTGTTCCAACGTCCACTACGGGTACGGCGGCCGCGCAGCCTGCAGCCTGATCAAGGGCGCCTCCCGACGACCGGGGCGGTCAGATCACGATGCGCGTCGGTTGGCATCGACCTCTACAGCTTCGGCAAGGAATCAACGACGCGATGGATCAGGTGGAGCAAGCGCAGCGCGAGGGACCGGAAGTGACGCGGGGGCAGTGGGGTTGTGTGGTCGCCCCTGTGGCCGGGCTGGCCACCGGATTGCTCGGGTCGGTGGTGCTGGCGGGCGCCTGGCGGGCGTGCGGCGTAGGGGTGAACGGCGCGGCCAACGGGCTCGCGCTGGTCTTCTACGGAGCCCTGCTCGCGATCATCGCGTCGGTGTGGTGGGGGGTGCTCATCGGGTGCGTAGGGCGCTGGAACCTCGTGGTCGCCCTCTTGGGCGGTACGGTCGGCGCTGCGGTCATGGTGGGGATCTTCGTGGCTCTGCTCCAGGTTCCCAACGGCTACCGCTGTTGACGAGTGGGGCGCAGCAGGCCTGGTCGGGCGTGTTGGGTGCTGCCTTTAGAGGGTGCGGGCGGTGATGTCGCCGTAGGTGGTGGTGGCGTGGATGTTGAGGGCGGCGGCGGGGCCTTCGGTGTTGGTGAGGGTGTTGTGGATGCGGCCGTGGGCGGTGTCGGCGTTGAGGGTGGCGGAGGTTCCGCGGGCGGCGGCGATTGAGATCCCGCCGTGCTCGGTGCGCAGCTTGACCGTGCCGGCGATGGCTTCGGTGATGTGGAGGTCGGCCTTCTGGGTGGTGATTTCCGCCGGGCCGGTCAGGCGGCCGATCTGGACGTCGCCGGCCTGGAGGGTGAGGCGGGCGCTCGCGGCCTCGTCGAGCTTGACCGTGCCGTGCGCGCTGTTGAGGGTGACGTCGCCGAGGCGGCCGATGCCCCGGAACTCGGCGCTGGCCGTCTTCGCCTCGAAGTGGGAGCCGGCGGGGAGCTGGATGGTCACCTCGACGGCACCGGAAGCGCCGAGGATCTGGTTCTTGGAGGGGGTGTTGATCCGCAGGACGCCGTCGCGGTAGTCGACGGTGGTCTGCTCGGCGGCCTTCACGTCGCGGCTCTTGGAGGCGTCCGCGGGCAGGACCTCGACCGTGGTGTCGGTCCGGTCGGCGGCGATGAAGCGGATGTTCCCGGCGGGGATGTCGAGGACGGCGGAGACCGGGGTGGTGGTGTCGAACTTCCGCATGATGCTTTCCTTTGCCTCGCGGGTTTCTGATGATGGAAAAGCTACGTTGCGTTCCTGTGGTAAGCAAGATGTTCGTTGCGTGGAGGTGTTATTGATGCAGGTGGGAGGGTGTTTATCGTTGCAGTGGGTTCTGTTATTAATGCAACGACAGCCACTCTTTGCGTTGCGCTGGATTGCGGGCGAACGCTATGCCGCCGGCCGTTGGGCGGCGCGTGGGGCCAAGGGCGGGAGACTCGCTGGGCCTTGACGGGCTGCCGGGAACTTGATGTAGGGGGCACTGATTAGGGGGTTTCGGCCTTCTGGTACTTCTTCAGGCCATGAAGAAGATCACTCGCCGACAGGCTCTGGGGATCGGTGCCGGGGCGGCCGCCGCTCTGGGGCTGACCGCCTGCTCGTCCTCGTCGGCTCCCGCCCCGACGGCCGGGGCGTCCGCGTCCGGTAAGCCCGTTGCCATACCCACCGGCACCATCGACGAGGTGTACGAGGGGCGTCGTATCCAGATCACGCTCGGTGCCGGAGGGCACCACGGTGTCGGGGTTCCGACCATCAAGATCGACGGCAACGAGCTGCACCTGATGGGGAACGCGGACGGCAGCTGGGTCACCGTCGTCAACCACTACGAGTCCTTCCCGGACCCCATCTCGGCCGCCCGCGCCGCGATCCGTGACCTCCAGGGCGCCGAGCTCGCGCCGTTCATCGCGAAGGAGGTCCAGCTGTGACCGTGCGCAAGAACCAGGCCGTGCTGACCCCCGACGAGAAGCGCGCCTTCGTCAACGCGGTGCTCGAGCTGAAGCGGACGGGCGTCTACGACCGCTACGTCAACGCCCACAACTACTACCTCATGAACGACTCCGACTTCGGCAACCGGATCGGGCACCGCACGCCGTCCTTCCTGCCCTGGCACCGGCGGTTCCTGCTGGACTTCGAGGCGGC encodes:
- a CDS encoding DUF4097 family beta strand repeat-containing protein, whose translation is MRKFDTTTPVSAVLDIPAGNIRFIAADRTDTTVEVLPADASKSRDVKAAEQTTVDYRDGVLRINTPSKNQILGASGAVEVTIQLPAGSHFEAKTASAEFRGIGRLGDVTLNSAHGTVKLDEAASARLTLQAGDVQIGRLTGPAEITTQKADLHITEAIAGTVKLRTEHGGISIAAARGTSATLNADTAHGRIHNTLTNTEGPAAALNIHATTTYGDITARTL
- a CDS encoding tyrosinase family oxidase copper chaperone, with protein sequence MKKITRRQALGIGAGAAAALGLTACSSSSAPAPTAGASASGKPVAIPTGTIDEVYEGRRIQITLGAGGHHGVGVPTIKIDGNELHLMGNADGSWVTVVNHYESFPDPISAARAAIRDLQGAELAPFIAKEVQL